The genomic DNA CCTTCGTGGCCGTGACGCGTGAGGGAATGCGGGCCATCGGGCAACTGGGCAGCAAGGGCAAGCCCAACGCGGCAGGAGAGCTGGAAATCGGCTACGGCCTGAACCCGGACGTCTGGGGGCAGGGGCTGGCCACCGAGGCGGTCGGCGCACTGGTCGCCCACCTGCACGCCCGGCCCGACGTGCAGACGGTCACCGCCCAGACGGCCCTGTCCAACCGCGCCAGCGAGCGCGTGCTGGAAAAACTGGGCTTCGTGCGTACGGGCAAGGGGTGGGACGAGGAAGAGGGCGAGTTGACGGTGTGGGCGCACCAGGGTTAAGTCGCGCGGCGTAGGGCTGCGCGCAGCAACGCCAGCGCCGCTCTACCGTTCAGCAGCAGGGCCAACCGTCCACCCTCCGGCCCATACAGCCCGCCCGTCCAGACGCCCGGCCCGGCCAGTTCGGAGTGCAGGAGTCCAAAGCGCGGATGTCCGGCGACGATCACCCCAAACACCGGCCCCAGCACCAGATTCCACGTGAAGTGAAACCCGAACCTGCCCAGGACGAGCGTGCCCAGGCATAAACCGCGCAGGTGGGCAGACCAACGACGACAGCGACATTCAGGCCGGTGGGCAGCGTGGCGTGTGGATTCCACAGGTGCGTCAGGCCGAAGACCAGTGACGCCCCAAGGGCGGCGAGAGGCAACGGCAGCACCCGCCGCAGCAGGCCAAGCGCGAGGGAGCACAGGAAAGCCACCTCCCACAGCGACTGGATGACCTGCCAGCCAGCCTGGCGCGCGAAATAACTCCAACGCATGAAGTCCCATGGAACGTTGACGCCTGGGACGGCCTCAAGGCCCCGAACATCAAACCAGCCGAACGCCGCAGACACGCCCAGCACGGCGCACACCAGACCCCTACCCAGGAGCAGCCCCCACCCCAGCGCCTGCGTTCCAGAAGCCCGTCCTCCCCTGCGCCGTCCAGCCGTCACTCCCCACCTCCAGCTCTCCGGAAAGCATGAATATTCAACTGAATACAGCTTAAGTCCGTGTGACGCTATGTTCGCAAAAATAATGTTGCAGCCGCAAGGCATAAGCCCTTGCCTCCCCTACACTGAATGCATGAACGTTTCTATTCTGGGTATTCCGATGGATCTGGGCGCGGGACGGCGCGGTGTGGATATGGGGCCGTCGGCGCTGCGCAACGCGCATCTGGCGACGCATCTGCGCGAACTGGGGCACACTGTCAAGGACCTGGGCGACGTCGACGTGGCCCTGCCCGAGACGCTGGACAAGCACGAGGAGGCGGGACTGGTGTTTCTGGACCCGATCATCAACGCCTGCCGTGACGCGGCCGGGCGGGTGGCCGCGCTGCCGGAGGGCACCTTTCCCCTGACCCTGGGCGGCGATCACAGCGTCAGCATGGGCACCGTGACCGGCAACGCCCTGCGCGGCAACCCGGCAGGCGTTCGCAGCGGCCTGATCTGGGTGGATGCCCACACCGACTACAACACGCCGCAGAGCAGCCCCAGCGGCAACATCCACGGCATGCCGGTGGCCCACCTGACCGGGCTGGGCGACCCGCGCCTGAGCAACCTGGGCGGCGGCTGGCACATGCGCCCTGAGGACATCGTGATGATCGGTATTCGCAGCGTGGATCAGCGGGAACGCGCCCTGATGCAGGAGGCGGGCATCCTGGCCTACACCATGAAAGAGGTGGACCAGTTGGGCATCACCCGCATCGTGGACGAAACGATGGAGCGCCTGGGCCGCCTGGAGCGCCTGCACGTGTCCTTCGACGCCGACGCACTGGACCCCGGCCTGTGCCCCGGCGTCGGCACCCCGGTTCCCGGCGGCCTGACCTACCGCGAGGGCCACCTGCTGATGGAACTGCTCTCGGAAACCGGGCGCGTCACCAGCATGGACATCGTGGAGGTCAACCCGATTCTCGACACCCGCAACCAGACGGCGGAAGTGATGGTGGGCATGGCGGCGAGCCTGCTGGGCCAGCGCATTCTGTAGGGCCGCACCACAGCAAAAGCGCCCCACCTGAAGAAGGATGTGGGGCGCGTTGATGTTCTGGCCTGCGTTGATCCCGGTGAGAGGTCATACGGACTCCGATTGAAAGGTGCTGAAAACCCCTGGACATCCGAGCGAGACTCGCAGAGCTGCGCTAGCAGAGGAAGAGCGTCCTCTCTTCGAGCTGTCCCAGTCATGGGCGTCTGTCCATGACGGCAGCGAGCACGAAACAAACGGAATCCGGATCAGCCCTGCGTGGAATCGCCTTCCTCGGCGTCCTCTGGTTCCGGGGCGTCCACCTGACTTCCCTCGGTCACCTGGGGCCGGGCAAAGCGCAGGTAATCCGCCCAGGGCGGCGTGTGGCCCAGCTGGCGAATCAACAAGGCGATCTGGGCCGTGTGGCGAACCTCGTGGGTCATGACGTTCCACATCAACTGGTCCAGGGTCACGGTATCGCTGGCCGGATCGTCCTGAATCAGCTTGATGCTGCGGTCCAGATCCGGGTTGGAATCCAGGAACGTCTGTGTCTGCTGCCCCACCGTGCGCCCGTAATCGATGATCCACGACAGGTCGTACTGCTGGGCCTGCGGCTTGACCCAGTCGTGCTTGAAGCGTCCATCACTCTGCAGGTCCTCGCCGCGCGCGATGTAGTGGACCCAGTGGTCCTCGACATCGGTGATGTGCAGCAGCAGGTCCTTGATGGTGTGAAAGCGGTCCCCGGACTCGATCAGATCGCGGTCCAGATCGGCAGTGGGCAGGGCACGCAGATAATTCCAGAGCTGCTCGCGCGCGGCAGACAGGTAGGTGTAGTACTCGCGAACGTTCATGGGTAACTCACAGCATACTCTGCGGCGGCCGTCGCCGTCGCGCCTGTCTGCATGGCCCCGTCATTCAGCTCCGCGTCACGCAGCAGAGGCGTCAGCGCCCGCTCGACATCAGCCACGGTGACCACCTGCGTCAGCTCGGCGTGCAGTTCGGGATACTCCGGCAGGTAACGGGGCAGCACTTTCCGCAGTGGACGCAGGGTCAGGCGGCCGGTGTCGTCGTTGTAGAACTGGGTCTGCAACTCGGCGTGGCGCAGGGCGGTCCGGGCACGCACCGGGGCGCTGGGCCGCTCCTCGCCGCCGTGCCCCCCGGCCAGGGCCCGGAAGATCCACGGATTGCCCACCGAGCCGCGCCCGATCATCACGGCGGCCACCCCACTTTCGCGTTGCCGTTGCCGGGCGGCCGCCGCGCTCAGGATGTCGCCGCTGCCCACCACCGGCACCGCCACGCTGGCGGCCACACGGGCAATCGCGTCCCAGTCGGCCTCGCCGGTGTAGCGCTGGCGGCTGGTGCGGCCATGCACCGTGATCAGCGACGCGCCCGCCGCCTCCAGCCCTTGCGCCACCTCCACGCTGCGGTCCGTGTCCCAGCCCAGGCGAATCTTGGCGCTCACGTCCAGGATGGTGGCCGCGCGCATGGCCTGGAGCAGCGTGTAGGCCACTTCCGGCGTCTGCAACAGGCACGCGCCGCCCTTGCCGCGGATCTTGGGCACCGGGCAGCCCATGTTCAGGTCGATGGCGGCCGGGGCAAACCACGCCTCAGCGCGGGCCACCGCATCCGCAAGCAACTCGGGCTCCGCGCCGAACAGCTGCACGGCCCGGCCCTGTTCCCCGGCGTAGGGGCGGCCCAGGTTCAGCTTCTCGGTATCGCCCCCCATCACCAGGCCGCGTGCGCTGATCATCTCGCTGACGGTCCACAGCGCCCCCTGCTCGGCGGCCAGCTGCCGCATGGGCGCGTCACTGTACCCGGCCATCGGGGCCAGGACCGCGCCGGGGCGGGCCAGCCGGGCGGCGTAAAACCCCGGCGCACTGGCAGACAAGGAGGAGGAGACATCGGCACTCATCCCTGCAGGGTAGCGCAGCCCCCCCTCCACGACGTGAACGCCCGCTCAAGCGTCGAACCAAAGGCAATTCATACGCGTGTCAGAGGGCCGGGTGTATGCTCTTTTCAGTCCAGTCCCTTCCGCCCTTCCCTATTCCTGCCGCACTGGACAGGAGGCTCAACCTTGAATTCCACTCCGCTGGCGCTTCACCACGCGCCGCTGCTGCACATGCTCTACTCCGCCGCACCCGGCTACTTCGCGCTGCTGGGCAGCCGGGTGCCGTCGCTGTGCGAGGTCGAGCGCGACGTCGAGATCGCCCTGCTTGATCCGCGCCGCCGCTTAGAACTGCTGCACGACGCGGACGGCGAGTTGGTGGGCAGCCTCGACTACAAACTCGACTATCCCCAGGCGGGCGACGTGACCATCAACCTGCTGCTGATCCGAGAGGACCGTCAGTCCCAGCGGCTGGGCGAACAGGCCGTCCGCGACCTGGAAGAGCGCCTGCCCGCCGACATCACGCGCGTTCTCGCCAGCGTGCTGGGCGACAATCCGCGCGGCGCCCGCTTCTGGGAACGGCTGGGCTTCGAGTTCACCGTGGACGCCCGCCCGGTCATGACGTGGTACGCCAAGCCGCTGCACGCCCGTCTGCACGACACCGATCCTGGCCTGAGCGTGGCGAGCGACTGAGGCCTGCTGTTCAGCTGTTCCCCCTACCTGCGCCTGCTGTCCACTGACCCATGAAAAAAGCCCTCTCCAGACGAAGAGGGCCGGGGGACGGGGGTTTAAATATCCTGGCTGCCGCTGTCCATGCGGACGACCTTCGGCGTGAAGCGGGCCACCACGTCCACCAGATCGCTCTGGCGTGAAATCACGTCCTCGATGCGCTTGTAGGCCTGTGGGGCCTCATCGATGCCGCCGCCGATGAGCGTGACGCCGCGCCCTTTCAGGTAGGCGGCCACCTCCTTCTTGACCAGCGTGCTGGCGGCGGCCTTGCGCCCCAGCTGGCGGCCTGCGCCGTGGCTGGCGCTGGCCAGCGCGTCCGCGTGGCCCCGTCCGCGCACCACAAAGCCAGGATCGGCCATGCTGCCCGGAATCAGGCCCAGCTGTCCGCTCGCGGCGGGCGTCGCCCCCTTGCGGTGGACGATCAGCTCCTGCCCATTCACCTGCTGCTTCCAGGCCAGGTTATGGCTGTTGTGGACGGACGCCAGCACATCCACCCCCAGCGCGCGGGCCAGTCGGGCGTGGATCAGCTCGTGGTTGGCCAGCGCGTACCGTCCGGCCAGATTCATGGCCTGCCAGTACGCCTGCCCTTCCTCGGAATCCAGGGACAGCCACGCCAGCTTCCTGGCCGCCGGGTCCAGATGGGGATGCAGTCGCTCGGCCAGAGCAGTGAAGTGTCCCGCCACCTGTGCCCCGAAGCCGCGCGAGCCGCTGTGGGACAGCAGGGCCAGGTAGTTCCCGGCATCCAGCCCCAGGTCGGGCTGCGCCAGACTCAGCGTGCCGAACTCGGCGAAGTGGTTGCCGCTGCCGGAACTGCCGATCTGCGCCGCCGCCTTCTCGAACAGGTGGCCCAGCAGGGGCTGATCCTCCCAGGTTCCCTCATGCAACACGGCGTGATCGTCGCGCTCGCGCTTTTCAAAGGCCACGCCCGCGCCGAAACGCGTGTGCTTGAGCAGCAGGGTCCTGGCTTCCTCCAGCTTCAGGGCATCCGGCTGGATGGGAAACACGCTCAGGCGCATGCTGCAGCCGATATCGACGCCCACGCCATACGGAATCACCGCGTTTTCCGTCGCCAGCACGCCGCCGATGGGCAGGCCGTAGCCCACGTGCGCGTCGGGCATCAGCGCCCCGGCACGGGTGACCGGCAGGCGCATCGCCACGTCCATCTGCGCGCGTGCGCCCGGCTCGATCAGGTCCGCGCCCCAGACGCCGTAGGGCAGCGGCGCACCCAGCAGGGCCGCTCCCTTTTTGCTCTCGTTCACGGCGTGCTGCGCGCTCAGTTCTGCGGCCAGCGCCGCGTAGACGCCGCCCGCCAGATACGCGGCAGGATCGGCCTGTACCGCACGCAGTTCGTCCAGCACCGCGCCACGTTCCAGCCCTGCACCCTCGCGCACAGCGGCGGCGGCCACGGCCAGCCCGATGGCCTTCTTCTCGAATCCCAGTTTGGTAATTTGCTTTCCGTTCATGGTCCTTCCCTTTGCTTCAGAGGCGACGGTGCCTCTGGCCTTGTCTCTGATCGGGGGCGTCGTCGCCGCGCCGCGTGTCTTCTCCGTAGGAATTGCAGTCCGCTGGCATGTCCACCTCCCTGTCCGCGTTCCACTGTGCCGCATGGCTGGACGCGGCGGTATCCGCACAATGGCGGGTGGGTGGCTTAGCGTGGCCCATCACAGACCCGTCAGTGCCCGCTTCTATACTCGGGCCCATGAAGCGACTTGCCCTCCTCTCCCTGACCCTGCTGCTGGGAATCAGCGTTCAGACCAGTCAGGCCCAGTCCCCGACGAGAACCGTCAACATCGGCCTGGGCTACAACCCTGACGTGCAGTTCACGCCGTTTTACGTGGCCGACAAGCTGGGCTACTTTGCCGCCGAGGGCCTCAAGGTCAACTACCAGCACGGCTACGTTCCCCAGCTCATACCGCTGCTGTTGCAGGGTAAGCTGGACTTCGTGGTGGGCGATCCCGAGGACGCTATCTTCGCCAAAAATCAGGGCGCGGACGTGAAGTACATCATGACCATGTACCAGAAGAATCCGGTGACGGTCTTCAGTCTCAAGCCGCTGAACGGGATTGCCAGCCTAAAGGGCAAAACGGTGGGCATTCCTGGCCCCTACGGCAGCAGCTACCACGCCATCCAGGCCCTGCTGGACAGCGCCAAACTCACGGAGGGCAAGGACATCAAGCTGTCCACCATCGGCTTCACGCAGCAGGACGCCGTGCGGGCCGGACGGGTGGACGCCGCCGTGGGGTACCTCAACAACGACGTGGTGCTGCTGGGCCAGTCGGTGGGCCAGAAGGTCTACACCCTGGACATCTCGGACGCGTACCCGATGGTGGGCGTGGGCCTGATCGCCAGCGGCAAGTCGTTGACCGGTGATCTGGCGGCCAAGGTGGTGCGGGCCAGCCAGCGCGGCCTGAAATTCACGGTGGCGGACCCGGCCCGCGCCTTCAAGCTGGCGCAACCGGTGTTCGGCAAGGCCGGGACGCTGGAGATTCTCAAGGCCAGCACGCCGCTGATGACCAGCGCCTACACCCAGGCCAACGGCATCGGCGCCAGCAGCCCCGCCGCGTGGACCAAGGCGGTGGCGGCGCTGATCAAGCAGGGCAATCTGCCCGCCGGGGCGAAGGCAACCGACTATTACACCAACAGCTTCATCAGCAAGACGCTGAAGTAGCTGAAGTAAGCGCCACAAAAAGACCGAAAAGAGAGGCCGGAGTGCATTGCGCTTCCGGCCTCTTCTCTGTTTCTCCCCGTTCCCCGCGTCATACGGATTCCGTCTGTAACGCGACAGAAATCGGGACAGCTCCGATTTCTACACTCCACGCCCGGAGGGATGTTTTTCTCCTTCTCGCTATCGTCGCGGACAGACGCCCATGAGGACGCTGCTCCTCCCCCTCGGATTTCCAGGTGTTTTCAACACCTTTCAATCGGAGTCGGTCTCAGTCCGCCGCGTCGGCCTGCGAGTACTGCAGGCGGTGCAGCCGGGCGTAGTAGCCGCCGTGCTCCAGCAGTTCGCTGTGGCTGCCCTGCTCCACCACGCGGCCCTTGCGCATCACCACGATGCGGTCACAGTGCTCGATGGTGCTGAGGCGGTGCGCGATGATGATGCTGGTGCGCCCGGACATCACCTTGACCAGCGCCTGCTGAATGCGCAGCTCGGTCTCGGTGTCCACGTTGGCGGTGGCCTCGTCCAGCACCAGCAGGATGTCGGGGTTCTGGATCAGCGCGCGGGCGAAGGCCAGCAGCTGCTTCTGCCCGGTGGACAGCGTCGCGCCGCGCTCGCGCACCTCGGTCTGGTAGCCGTTTTCCAGCGACAGGATGTAGTCGTGGACACCCACGTACTTGCACGCCTCCACCACGCGCTCGTGGGGAATGGTCTCGTTGTTCAGGGTCAGGTTGCTCTCGATGGTGCCGGCGAATAAAAAGACGTCCTGCAGCACCACGCCCACATGCTTTCTCAGGTCATGCTGGGCCAGGTCGCGCACGTTCTCGCCGTCCACCTTCACGGCCCCGCGTTGCACGTCATAGAAGCGGCTGACCAGGGCCGTGACGCTGGTCTTGCCCGCCCCGGTTGCGCCCACCAGCGCCACGCTCTCGCCCGGCTGGATGTGCAGGTCGATGCCGCGCAGAATCCAGCGGTCATCGCTGTCGGGCGTCTCGGCGGTCACGGTCTGATCGTAGGCGAACCAGACCTTCTCGAAGTCCACCCGGCCCTCGAAATGGGGCAGCGTCTTGGCGTCGGGCTTGTCGGCAATCTCCTCTTCGGTGTCCAGCACGCCGAAGATGCGCTCGCTGGAGGCCATCGCCGCTTGCAGGGTATTGAACACGTCGGCCAGATCCTGAATCGGCTGGAACAATTGCTGCGACAGCTGGATAAAGGCGAACAGCGTCCCCACCGTGATGGCCCCGGCCACCACGCCGGTTTGCAGCGCCCCATTGGCGTCCACGCCCACGCCCAGAATCTGCCGGGAGGCGAAGTAAAGGATCAGGGCCACGGCCACCTGTCCCAGCACCGCCACCACCGGCATGAACAGCGAGAACCAGTGGACGCTGTCCTCGTTGGCCCTCAGCAGGGCGCGGTTGCTGTGGTCGAAATCCAGCGCGCTGCGCCGTTCGCGCCCGAACAGTTGCACGGTCAGCATCCCCGTGATGTTCTCGTTGAGCTTGCTGTTGACGGTGGCCTGCTGGGTGCGGGTGTTGCGGAAGGCGTCGCGCAGTTTGGTGCGGAAGAAGTTGGTGGAAAAGTACAGCACCGGCAGCACGGAAAAGCTGATCAGGGCCAGCCGCCAGTTCACGCTGAGCATGATCACCACGTACACCACGATGATAAACGTGCTCTGAATCAGGCTGACCAGGCCGTTGGTGATGAACTGGTTGATGGCGTCCACGTCGCTGGTCACGCGGGTAATCAGGCGGCCCACCGGGTTCTGATCGAAGTAGGCCAGTTGCAGGCGTTGCAATTTGCTGAACACGTCGGCGCGGATGTCGCGCAGCACGTTCTGGCCCAGGTAGCCGATGGCGAGGGCGAAAGCGTACTGCAGACCGAATTGCACCACCTTGAGGCCCGCGTACAGCAGCGCGGTCAGGGTCAGGCCCCGGTACAGCGCGTCCAGGTTGCTGTTGCCTTGCAGCGCCAGCGGCGTCAGGTACGCGTCGATGGCGTGGCGCTGAATCAGCGCGAACACCGGCGAGGCCAGCGAGATCAGCAGCGCCAGCACGATGCCGCCGATCACCAGCCGCAGGTAGGGCTGAACGTAGCGCAGCACGCGGCGCGTGAGCTGGGCGTCGAATTCCTTCTTGTAGCTGTCGTCGGGGGCGGTCACTTCAGCACCTCCTGACGGGTCTGCTGGTTGGGCTGGAGTTGTGTCGCCTGGGCCTCCCGGATGGCTTCCCGGCGCGCGGCCAGACGGTCCGCCGCTGCCTCAGGATCGCTGATCGCGTCGTCGTCCTCGTCCAGATCGCTGGCCAGGCGTTGCAGGCGCTCCAGCTCGGCGTAGTGGCCGTTCAATGTCAGCAGTTCGTCGTGGCTGCCCTGCTCGGTCACGCGGCCCTCTTCCAGCACTACGATGTGGTCGGCGTGGCGCAGGGTGCTGACGCGGTGGGCGATCAGAATCACGGTGCGGCCCTGACTGACTTCCCGCAGGCCGTCCAGAATCTTACGCTCGGTCTCGGTGTCCACCGCTGAGAGGCTGTCATCCAGAATGAGAATCGCCGGTTCGCGCACGATGGCCCGAGCAATGGCGGTGCGCTGGCGCTGGCCGCCCGAAAGCGTCACGCCGCGCTCGCCCAGCAGGGTTTCGAAGCCCTCGGGAAAGCCCTCGATGTCCTCCAGCAGTCCGGCCAGGCGGGCGGCATTGCGCACCCGCTCGGGGTCCGGCTGCTGCGGGATGTCCGGCACCGGCGGCGCGCCCACCACGCTCACGCCCGTTTTTACCAGGGGCAATTCCTGCTTCTCCACCCCGAAGGCGATGTTGTTGGCCAGGGTGTCCCCGAACAGGAAAGGCTCCTGCGGCACCACCGCCACCGCGTCGTGCAGCACTTTCAGCGGAATCACGCGCAGGTCGTGGCCGTCCATCCGGATCACGCCGGAGCTGGGGTCCATGCTGCGGGTGATCAGCTGGCCCAGCACGGTCTTGCCGCTGCCAGTGGGGCCGGTGATGCCCAGGAACGTCCCGGCGGGAACATGCAGGTCGATATTTTTCAGCACCTCACGGTTACCGTAATTCATCGACACGTTCTGGAAGCGCAGGTCGCCGTCCAGGGTCTGAATGCTGCGGTCGGTGCGCCCCGGCACGTCCTGCACCTGGGCGCGGGCGTCGTACAGCTCGCGCAGGCGCAGCCAGGAGGCCAGCCCGCGCTGGGTCACGCCGGTAATCCAGCCGATCATCAGCATCGGGAAGGTCAGGCGTTCCAGCGTGCCCACGAACTGCACGAACATCCCCACGGTGAACGCTCCGTTGGAAGTCAGGATCAGCCGCCCGCCCACCAGCAGGATCAGCGCGAAGGCCAGGCCCAGCAGCAGCCCCATGAAGGAGCGCAGCGGGCCGTCCACCTTCGTCAGGGCGATGTTGCGCTTCAGCAGTTCCAGGTTCATGGCCTTGTACTCGGCGATTTCGCGGTCTTCAATCGCGTAGCCCTTGACCACCCGCGCGCCGCTGAAGTTCTCCTGCGCCTTGCCCGCGATCTTGCTGTTCTGCTCCTGCGCCAGCCGGTGGCGCACGTTGATCAGCCGCGCCAGGTACGTCAGCACGCCCACGATAACCGGCACCACCGCCAGCACGATCAGGGTCAGTTGCCAGCTCAGGCTGAACATCACGGCGAACGAGGTCACGAATCCCGACACGATGTTCACGATCTGCCACGCGCCGAAGCCCAGCATTTCGCGCACGGCACTCAGGTCGCCGGTCAGGCGGTTCATCAGATCGCCAGTGCTGGCGCGGTCGTAATACGGCTTGTCCAGCCCCTGCAGGTGGGCAAAGATGTCGCGCCGGACCTCGTACTCGGTCTGGCGCGAGGCCACCACGATCAGGCGGCGCATGTACAGCATGAACACGCCCGCCGCCAAGGCCGCCGCCACGATGCCCAGCGCATACCAGCCC from Deinococcus radiopugnans ATCC 19172 includes the following:
- a CDS encoding GNAT family N-acetyltransferase; protein product: MSSLFTPRLQLIPLTRAMIVARLEAEDFSLICDTPDGPMTIFFPAEWPGAPLGAFPYYLTQTDAQGIKPGSFVAVTREGMRAIGQLGSKGKPNAAGELEIGYGLNPDVWGQGLATEAVGALVAHLHARPDVQTVTAQTALSNRASERVLEKLGFVRTGKGWDEEEGELTVWAHQG
- the rocF gene encoding arginase encodes the protein MNVSILGIPMDLGAGRRGVDMGPSALRNAHLATHLRELGHTVKDLGDVDVALPETLDKHEEAGLVFLDPIINACRDAAGRVAALPEGTFPLTLGGDHSVSMGTVTGNALRGNPAGVRSGLIWVDAHTDYNTPQSSPSGNIHGMPVAHLTGLGDPRLSNLGGGWHMRPEDIVMIGIRSVDQRERALMQEAGILAYTMKEVDQLGITRIVDETMERLGRLERLHVSFDADALDPGLCPGVGTPVPGGLTYREGHLLMELLSETGRVTSMDIVEVNPILDTRNQTAEVMVGMAASLLGQRIL
- a CDS encoding DinB family protein produces the protein MNVREYYTYLSAAREQLWNYLRALPTADLDRDLIESGDRFHTIKDLLLHITDVEDHWVHYIARGEDLQSDGRFKHDWVKPQAQQYDLSWIIDYGRTVGQQTQTFLDSNPDLDRSIKLIQDDPASDTVTLDQLMWNVMTHEVRHTAQIALLIRQLGHTPPWADYLRFARPQVTEGSQVDAPEPEDAEEGDSTQG
- a CDS encoding tRNA dihydrouridine synthase, which codes for MSADVSSSLSASAPGFYAARLARPGAVLAPMAGYSDAPMRQLAAEQGALWTVSEMISARGLVMGGDTEKLNLGRPYAGEQGRAVQLFGAEPELLADAVARAEAWFAPAAIDLNMGCPVPKIRGKGGACLLQTPEVAYTLLQAMRAATILDVSAKIRLGWDTDRSVEVAQGLEAAGASLITVHGRTSRQRYTGEADWDAIARVAASVAVPVVGSGDILSAAAARQRQRESGVAAVMIGRGSVGNPWIFRALAGGHGGEERPSAPVRARTALRHAELQTQFYNDDTGRLTLRPLRKVLPRYLPEYPELHAELTQVVTVADVERALTPLLRDAELNDGAMQTGATATAAAEYAVSYP
- a CDS encoding GNAT family N-acetyltransferase — translated: MNSTPLALHHAPLLHMLYSAAPGYFALLGSRVPSLCEVERDVEIALLDPRRRLELLHDADGELVGSLDYKLDYPQAGDVTINLLLIREDRQSQRLGEQAVRDLEERLPADITRVLASVLGDNPRGARFWERLGFEFTVDARPVMTWYAKPLHARLHDTDPGLSVASD
- a CDS encoding RtcB family protein, whose protein sequence is MNGKQITKLGFEKKAIGLAVAAAAVREGAGLERGAVLDELRAVQADPAAYLAGGVYAALAAELSAQHAVNESKKGAALLGAPLPYGVWGADLIEPGARAQMDVAMRLPVTRAGALMPDAHVGYGLPIGGVLATENAVIPYGVGVDIGCSMRLSVFPIQPDALKLEEARTLLLKHTRFGAGVAFEKRERDDHAVLHEGTWEDQPLLGHLFEKAAAQIGSSGSGNHFAEFGTLSLAQPDLGLDAGNYLALLSHSGSRGFGAQVAGHFTALAERLHPHLDPAARKLAWLSLDSEEGQAYWQAMNLAGRYALANHELIHARLARALGVDVLASVHNSHNLAWKQQVNGQELIVHRKGATPAASGQLGLIPGSMADPGFVVRGRGHADALASASHGAGRQLGRKAAASTLVKKEVAAYLKGRGVTLIGGGIDEAPQAYKRIEDVISRQSDLVDVVARFTPKVVRMDSGSQDI
- a CDS encoding ABC transporter substrate-binding protein, coding for MKRLALLSLTLLLGISVQTSQAQSPTRTVNIGLGYNPDVQFTPFYVADKLGYFAAEGLKVNYQHGYVPQLIPLLLQGKLDFVVGDPEDAIFAKNQGADVKYIMTMYQKNPVTVFSLKPLNGIASLKGKTVGIPGPYGSSYHAIQALLDSAKLTEGKDIKLSTIGFTQQDAVRAGRVDAAVGYLNNDVVLLGQSVGQKVYTLDISDAYPMVGVGLIASGKSLTGDLAAKVVRASQRGLKFTVADPARAFKLAQPVFGKAGTLEILKASTPLMTSAYTQANGIGASSPAAWTKAVAALIKQGNLPAGAKATDYYTNSFISKTLK
- a CDS encoding ABC transporter ATP-binding protein, yielding MTAPDDSYKKEFDAQLTRRVLRYVQPYLRLVIGGIVLALLISLASPVFALIQRHAIDAYLTPLALQGNSNLDALYRGLTLTALLYAGLKVVQFGLQYAFALAIGYLGQNVLRDIRADVFSKLQRLQLAYFDQNPVGRLITRVTSDVDAINQFITNGLVSLIQSTFIIVVYVVIMLSVNWRLALISFSVLPVLYFSTNFFRTKLRDAFRNTRTQQATVNSKLNENITGMLTVQLFGRERRSALDFDHSNRALLRANEDSVHWFSLFMPVVAVLGQVAVALILYFASRQILGVGVDANGALQTGVVAGAITVGTLFAFIQLSQQLFQPIQDLADVFNTLQAAMASSERIFGVLDTEEEIADKPDAKTLPHFEGRVDFEKVWFAYDQTVTAETPDSDDRWILRGIDLHIQPGESVALVGATGAGKTSVTALVSRFYDVQRGAVKVDGENVRDLAQHDLRKHVGVVLQDVFLFAGTIESNLTLNNETIPHERVVEACKYVGVHDYILSLENGYQTEVRERGATLSTGQKQLLAFARALIQNPDILLVLDEATANVDTETELRIQQALVKVMSGRTSIIIAHRLSTIEHCDRIVVMRKGRVVEQGSHSELLEHGGYYARLHRLQYSQADAAD
- a CDS encoding ABC transporter ATP-binding protein; its protein translation is MDSLRSLWPYLKMHQRQYIIGMVLVIFANSINLLPFYFIRLAIDGLTGARDGDPGTPGITLAQAGWYALGIVAAALAAGVFMLYMRRLIVVASRQTEYEVRRDIFAHLQGLDKPYYDRASTGDLMNRLTGDLSAVREMLGFGAWQIVNIVSGFVTSFAVMFSLSWQLTLIVLAVVPVIVGVLTYLARLINVRHRLAQEQNSKIAGKAQENFSGARVVKGYAIEDREIAEYKAMNLELLKRNIALTKVDGPLRSFMGLLLGLAFALILLVGGRLILTSNGAFTVGMFVQFVGTLERLTFPMLMIGWITGVTQRGLASWLRLRELYDARAQVQDVPGRTDRSIQTLDGDLRFQNVSMNYGNREVLKNIDLHVPAGTFLGITGPTGSGKTVLGQLITRSMDPSSGVIRMDGHDLRVIPLKVLHDAVAVVPQEPFLFGDTLANNIAFGVEKQELPLVKTGVSVVGAPPVPDIPQQPDPERVRNAARLAGLLEDIEGFPEGFETLLGERGVTLSGGQRQRTAIARAIVREPAILILDDSLSAVDTETERKILDGLREVSQGRTVILIAHRVSTLRHADHIVVLEEGRVTEQGSHDELLTLNGHYAELERLQRLASDLDEDDDAISDPEAAADRLAARREAIREAQATQLQPNQQTRQEVLK